TGGGGGACGTTTTTGCCCAAGGTGAAGGGAGCGGAGATTAACGTGATTAAAATGAATGGTTTGAGCATGGTCTTGATCGTTCGATACGGGCCGTTGCAAAGATGTTTAGACCATCTCGGGCGCTTTTTTTAACTTACTGCAAAGGTGCTGGTTGTCTTTCAATGGGGAAGAAGATTCTCTTTGCTTCGTCTGATTTTGTTTAGGAATTTGTCATATTGATCTGAATATTAGTCTCGATCGTCTGATCTCTGGAAACACCATTGACCAGAAAAGGTCTGAGTTTTAAAGCTTACAGCATTGAGGTAAATGACCTCCTATTAGATATGAAAAAATATACAATTTTACTATTAGCGAGCGGAGCCTCAATGCTAGCAACTCCTACTCAAGCAGCGACGGTTTTCGCTACCTTTCAAGATGGAGTGGATGGCTATGCAGGAACCAGAGACACCTCATTGGTGCAAGAATCTCCTAACAATAATTATGGAGACCGTGTAAACGTGTTGATTGGAGCGCACGGTTCAGGGCGGCAGCGGGCAGGAGTCATTGGTTTTGATGTGACCTCGCTGAATGGTTTGTATAGTACGATTGCATCAGTGAAACTCGAGTTTACCGTCGGCGTGACTACGGCCGGGACCAATACTTGGCAGCTTAATCTGCTGCGTGAAGGTAATGCCGATTGGGTTGAGGGAAGTTCGAACGGAGAGGCTGAGGCGGGTACGGCAACCTGGAATAAGAAGAACACCGCGAATTGGTTGGGAGGCAACAGTGGTGCACGGCTAGCTACAGATGTTTACGGCTCCATGGCGTCAATGACCTTTACCAATGGAAGCACGGTTACCGGTAATAAAGTGATGGTGACTTTGGATCCAAGCAGCCTGGATGAATCTGTGAATACCTTGGATGAAATGATGAACCTTTGGAGCGGGGGAACGAATGCTGGGATTCAGATTTACGGTGGGTCTGGGCAGTGGAGTGTTGATAGTAAAGACAATGCTGTCGTAGCGAATCGCCCCAAGTTGATTGTAGAATACACACCGATCCCTGAGCCTCATTCCGCGGCATTACTGGGGCTCGGTGGAGTGGCGCTCGTGCTTCGCCGTAGGAAGTAGCATCCTTTTTTGATTTTAATTTACCCTTGTAGCCTGTGTCAGCTGCTTTTGTTGTCTAAGTGACAAATGCGGTTGGCCAGCATTCAGGAGCGCAGGGAGAATGATGATTCGATTTCGTTGGCAGAGAATAGGTGTCCTTTAGTCTTATTCGTCTGAATAAATGTCATATTCTTTGATTGCTCGAATTTTAGTAGACCCGACCAAGTTTGATACTGCAGTATGTATTTCACAAGTATGATGAAGAGTGTTCAATTCCAATTGCTGACCGCGGTGAGCGGGCTGTGTCTTGCCGTATCAGCCGATGCGGCTTCTATCATCACCGAAGTCTATGATTTCAATGCATTAACCAGTGGTGGGGTAAACCTTGCTGGTCAGATGGCTGGGAATCCATATCTGGAAACGTGGTTGTTAGGAATGATCAGTCATCGTGGATGTCAGGAGCGTCGGGGAACGTGATCTATGCCGGGCCTGGGGATAAGCAGCTGCGAAGGAAAAATGATGCCGGGTTTAGCTATACACTGCAGAATGCTCCCTTTGAAGTATCGACTGTGGTGAGACGGAACACAGGAGTGAACGAATACATGGCGCTTGGTGCTGATTTGGATTCCGGTGGTTCCTTAGGTTTTATGTTTGGGATGAGTAGCGGTGATTTTTATGTGCGTGGAGCTTCCGCAGGTACTGCGGTTCGAGTTGCCGACAATATTACTGACAGTGTTGGACTTGAATTGCGTTTGGCTGTTGATCCTCAAGCCAATAGTGGAAAAGGGATTGGGAGTTTGTCTTTTCGTGTGGCAGGTACAACTGGCGCCTATACAGAGGTTGCTGGATTGCAGAGTGTTGATTTGCAGTTAGATCGAATGGCTGAGTCATATCGAGATCCTTCGACTTGGAACTTTTTGTATGTGCGTGCCGGTAGTGGAGGAGGGTTGGATGATCTGACGATTCGTCAGACCGTTCCCGAGCCTTCCTCTTCGGCCATCCTTGGCTTGGGGTGTGGTATGTTGATTTTCAGCCGCCGGAGAACCCGCTGACCATGGGCTTCATTTTTGAGTATGATTTTGTGTGTTTTCATGCTCGTGATCTACCTCCCTTTCGAGGGAGGTAGTTTTTTTACGGAGCACCCAGCGGATTTAAATTTTCAATGAACTTTTTTGTAGAGATCGACGAGGGCGGGCTTACTCGTGATTTTTGGTGTTTTTGATGCGTTGGTTGAGTTGTTGGACGATTTCAGGGTGCTTGAGGTAGAGGTTGTTTTTTTCCTCCGGGTCTTTGGACAGGTTGTAGAGTTGCCCTGGAGGGGTGTTTTTAGAGATGGCGACCTTTGACCACCCTCCGGAACCTTTGCTTTGGATGAGCTTCCATTCCTTGTATCGAATGGCGAAGGTTCCATTGCTGGAGTGGTGAATCAATGATTCTCTGACTGCTTTGTCAGGTTGTTGCCAGCATGGAAACAGATCAACTGAGTCCTCAGCGGATCCCGCGGCTAGGGGGGCGTTGACAAGTTTGGCGATGGTGCGCATGAGATCGACATGACAAACCAATTGTGGGTTGACTGAGTTGGCCTTGATGTGTCCAGGCCAGCGTAGAATGAATGGCACCCTGTGCCCGCCTTCAAAGGCATCTGCCTTCATGCCCCGCCATGGGGCATTTGGGTGGTGGTCGAATTTTTTGCTGACCGAGAGGTTGGTGTGCCAATCTTTGCCTCTGATGTGGGGGTCTCCGGCCGGGCCGCAGGATCCATTGTCGCTGGTGACGATGACGAGGGTGTTTTTACTGAGCTTGTTGTCGTCCAGAGCCTGCAGAACATCGCCGATGATGGCATCGGTCTGTACGATGAAGTCACCATAATCACCCGCTTGGCTTTTGCCGGCCCATTCTTTTGTCGGAACGATGGGGCGGTGAGGTGAGGTGAGAGGCATGTAGAGAAAAAAAGGAGAATGTGATGCCTCGGCTTGTTCTTGAATGAACTTCACGGCGCGATCTCTCAATCCTGGCAGGATTTTGTGTAGGTCCCAGCCGTTTTGCATGCGTCCCGGGTTGCCATACATGTTTGCTGGCTTTTGCTTGGTGGGTAATGGGCCTAGCACACTATCATTTTCAATGAAGCAGTAGGGAGGGAAGTTGGGGACATCCACTCCGAAATAATAGTCGAACCCGGCCGTAAGGGGGCCTTCGGAAATACGTTTGCTCAGATCCACTTTGGATTGGAATTTACGGTTCCAACTGTGATTCCACAATGGAGGAAGTTTGATGTTGGTATCTTTCATGCCCCACTGCATACCGAGGTGCCATTTGCCGATGCAGGCTGTGGTGTAACCTTTGCGTTTGAGTATCTTGCCGATGGTGGGGCGATTGGCTTCGATCAGGGGCGAGCAGTAAGGTCCAAGAACACCTTTTTTCATGCGGCTTCTCCAAGCGTAACGTCCGGTCAAAAGGGCATAGCGTGTGGGGGTGCAGACCGCGGACGGAGAATGTGCGTCGATGAACCGCATGCCTTGTGTGGCCAGGCGGTCAAGGTGAGGGGTTGGTATTTTTGAGCCTGGGTTCTGGCAATTCAAATCGCCATAACCCATATCATCAGCAAGGATGATGACAATGTTTGGCATCGGGTGTGCTTGGGATGCCTGGGTAGGTTTTTGGGCGATCAGGGTGAGAGTCAGAAGTTGGGAAAGCAGGATTAAAATGCGGGTCATAATGCTTGGTGATTTGATTGTTCGTGGAAGAGGGATCCGCTGAATGATGGATGGTGCCAGGTATTGATGTCGTAGAACGTCTTTGGAGGGCTTAAATATACGAACTGAGATAGGAATCTGTTTCAGTCTAACATGGTGTGAATGGGGTGAGATTCGCTTGAATTCTTGTCTTATGGGCTGATTGGGAAGTTTTTAGCTTGGTTGTGTGTTTTGCAGCTATATTTTCTGATCAGTCACCGTAGGAATACGAGCACCCTCTCTCTATGGTTCTTCCTCATCGATTTTTTATTATGAAATTATTTCATCGTTTTAGTTTGTCTCGTTCGCCGTTTGTTTCCGTTGGCCTCAGAGTTTCGGCTCTCAGTGCGTGCGTTATATTTGGCAGTCATGCTCTGGCCGACAGTCCGAAACCGAATGTCCTTTTTGTTTTTTCAGATGACCATGCGTGTCACAGCATCAGTGCGTATGGATCGAAGATTAACAAGACACCTAACATTGACCGGATTGCGGAGGCTGGGGCGCTGTTTGAAAACAGTTTTTGTGCGAATGCGATTTGTGGTCCCTCCCGAGCGTGCGTCATGTCTGGGAAGCACAGCTATGCCAACGGGTTTGTTTCCAATTGGGGGAAATCCTTTGACGGGACGCAGCCCACATTGATGAATGCACTTAATAAAGGCGGCTATCAAACGGCCTTGATTGGTAAATGGCATTTGGGGGATCACCCGAAAGACGGTTATGGGATCGATCACTGGGAGTTATGGGGTTCTGGATATCACAACCCTGTGTTTACCGATAAACA
This genomic window from Oceaniferula marina contains:
- a CDS encoding PEP-CTERM sorting domain-containing protein, giving the protein MKKYTILLLASGASMLATPTQAATVFATFQDGVDGYAGTRDTSLVQESPNNNYGDRVNVLIGAHGSGRQRAGVIGFDVTSLNGLYSTIASVKLEFTVGVTTAGTNTWQLNLLREGNADWVEGSSNGEAEAGTATWNKKNTANWLGGNSGARLATDVYGSMASMTFTNGSTVTGNKVMVTLDPSSLDESVNTLDEMMNLWSGGTNAGIQIYGGSGQWSVDSKDNAVVANRPKLIVEYTPIPEPHSAALLGLGGVALVLRRRK
- a CDS encoding PEP-CTERM sorting domain-containing protein yields the protein MSGASGNVIYAGPGDKQLRRKNDAGFSYTLQNAPFEVSTVVRRNTGVNEYMALGADLDSGGSLGFMFGMSSGDFYVRGASAGTAVRVADNITDSVGLELRLAVDPQANSGKGIGSLSFRVAGTTGAYTEVAGLQSVDLQLDRMAESYRDPSTWNFLYVRAGSGGGLDDLTIRQTVPEPSSSAILGLGCGMLIFSRRRTR
- a CDS encoding sulfatase family protein — encoded protein: MTRILILLSQLLTLTLIAQKPTQASQAHPMPNIVIILADDMGYGDLNCQNPGSKIPTPHLDRLATQGMRFIDAHSPSAVCTPTRYALLTGRYAWRSRMKKGVLGPYCSPLIEANRPTIGKILKRKGYTTACIGKWHLGMQWGMKDTNIKLPPLWNHSWNRKFQSKVDLSKRISEGPLTAGFDYYFGVDVPNFPPYCFIENDSVLGPLPTKQKPANMYGNPGRMQNGWDLHKILPGLRDRAVKFIQEQAEASHSPFFLYMPLTSPHRPIVPTKEWAGKSQAGDYGDFIVQTDAIIGDVLQALDDNKLSKNTLVIVTSDNGSCGPAGDPHIRGKDWHTNLSVSKKFDHHPNAPWRGMKADAFEGGHRVPFILRWPGHIKANSVNPQLVCHVDLMRTIAKLVNAPLAAGSAEDSVDLFPCWQQPDKAVRESLIHHSSNGTFAIRYKEWKLIQSKGSGGWSKVAISKNTPPGQLYNLSKDPEEKNNLYLKHPEIVQQLNQRIKNTKNHE